The following coding sequences are from one Pigmentibacter sp. JX0631 window:
- a CDS encoding VWA domain-containing protein, producing the protein MEKKDLKLRNYVLVIDRSGSMSDSVSAKILTSKWDYVKESVKALANKCFEYDKDGLDIYLFNRSFQKFLNATPDNIDSVFSDYAPMGGTDFIPVLTEVFNQHFVHSELPTSIIVITDGEPSDGIQGQKALANLIVNTSKKLESDNELGISFIQVGNDKQASEFLKKLDDELLSVGAKFDICDTKTFDDLENLPLDKILLDIVND; encoded by the coding sequence ATGGAAAAAAAGGATTTAAAATTAAGAAACTATGTCTTAGTAATTGATAGATCGGGATCAATGTCGGACTCAGTAAGTGCTAAGATATTGACTAGCAAATGGGATTATGTAAAAGAGTCTGTAAAAGCTTTAGCTAACAAATGTTTTGAATATGACAAAGATGGTTTAGATATTTATCTTTTTAATAGATCTTTTCAAAAGTTTTTAAATGCTACTCCTGATAATATTGATTCTGTCTTTTCGGACTATGCCCCAATGGGTGGTACAGATTTTATTCCAGTTCTAACAGAAGTTTTTAATCAACATTTTGTGCATTCAGAATTGCCAACATCCATAATTGTAATAACAGATGGAGAACCTTCTGATGGAATTCAAGGGCAAAAAGCTCTTGCTAATTTAATAGTTAATACTTCTAAAAAGTTAGAAAGTGATAATGAATTGGGAATTTCTTTTATTCAAGTAGGTAATGACAAACAGGCTTCTGAGTTCCTTAAAAAATTAGACGATGAGCTTCTGTCAGTAGGTGCTAAATTTGACATTTGCGATACCAAAACCTTTGATGATTTAGAAAACCTACCTTTAGATAAAATTTTATTAGATATTGTTAACGATTAA
- a CDS encoding GntR family transcriptional regulator yields MRLQVNPHSSTPLYAQIVEQMRNQILSGSILAGTPLPSVREISEMIEVNSLTIQKALKILEVEKFIIIRRGVGAFVSESIVSLTIEQKVELIKTGLVNVVNHAKELSIDKERFNILIEECWGEVNQNND; encoded by the coding sequence ATGAGGCTTCAAGTAAATCCGCATTCTTCAACTCCCCTGTATGCACAAATAGTTGAACAAATGCGTAATCAAATTTTATCAGGGTCAATACTTGCAGGCACTCCTCTCCCATCTGTACGTGAAATATCTGAAATGATAGAAGTAAACTCTCTTACTATTCAAAAAGCCTTAAAAATTTTGGAAGTTGAAAAATTCATTATTATTCGAAGAGGGGTTGGTGCTTTTGTTTCGGAAAGTATAGTTTCCTTAACAATAGAACAAAAAGTAGAATTGATAAAAACTGGCTTAGTTAATGTTGTAAATCACGCAAAAGAATTAAGTATTGATAAAGAAAGATTCAATATATTAATTGAAGAATGTTGGGGTGAGGTGAACCAAAACAATGATTGA
- a CDS encoding ATP-binding cassette domain-containing protein — MIDVQNLLLYSRNGVKRLNIPALHINSPGITALVGHNGAGKSSLLKLIAGLDQPSAGSILYHGKNTFLNYETIKSEIHLLSWGIELFKSLTANDHFNLMKKISPVWDTEIETELLKDLIIPLDKKIERMSRGEQVRLRLLLSLPRAPKIILLDEVTNDLDNDSRRAIFKNLDKYTFATGAQVIVATNMIEDIERYATGIILLRMGEVILQDSLDTVKEKHKTSFEEIIRIYEKEGAKT; from the coding sequence ATGATTGATGTTCAAAATCTACTCCTTTACAGTAGGAACGGAGTTAAAAGGCTTAATATTCCAGCACTACACATCAATTCTCCTGGCATTACAGCACTTGTTGGACACAATGGTGCTGGGAAATCTTCACTGCTTAAGCTTATTGCAGGTCTAGATCAACCAAGTGCTGGGAGTATTTTGTATCATGGGAAAAATACTTTTTTGAATTATGAAACAATAAAATCTGAAATACATTTGCTATCATGGGGTATTGAACTATTTAAATCATTAACAGCTAATGATCATTTTAATTTAATGAAAAAAATATCTCCTGTATGGGATACTGAAATTGAAACAGAACTATTAAAAGATCTCATTATCCCTTTAGATAAAAAAATTGAAAGAATGTCAAGAGGTGAGCAAGTAAGATTAAGATTATTACTAAGCCTCCCAAGGGCGCCAAAAATTATTTTATTAGATGAAGTAACAAATGATCTTGATAATGATTCAAGAAGGGCGATTTTTAAAAATTTAGATAAATACACTTTTGCTACTGGTGCTCAAGTGATTGTAGCAACAAATATGATTGAAGATATTGAACGTTATGCAACAGGAATAATTTTGTTGCGAATGGGTGAAGTTATTTTACAAGATTCTTTAGATACAGTTAAAGAAAAGCATAAAACCTCTTTTGAGGAAATAATTAGGATCTATGAAAAGGAAGGGGCAAAAACATGA
- a CDS encoding transporter substrate-binding domain-containing protein produces MASFINISKILIFSIIVFYMPFIYSLGNEIRICSDDNDDQPFLIANQENPTGILIDIIQKAIILSKELNIFTVKIQPMPWNRCLDMVKKGQVDAVLNISYNQERTQYIQFPEDSGEKEKQPCSSKLKFYCGGYLVITLKTFRPQYSGIVTDLPYPIRVARGYSINSELEGILKDNLEIGKSDNVNLKKMLRDKSGSVIAYTSYADRFYSVKFEDNYDLLKLIKVHKKSYTKKSYYLGFSKFSSLDEKIRKSIWKNLQTINDNKKILNSIFKKYTDL; encoded by the coding sequence ATGGCTTCATTTATAAATATCTCTAAAATTTTAATTTTTAGTATTATTGTATTTTATATGCCTTTTATTTATTCACTTGGTAATGAAATTCGGATTTGTTCAGATGATAATGATGATCAACCATTTTTGATTGCTAATCAAGAAAATCCTACGGGGATATTGATTGATATAATTCAAAAAGCAATTATACTTTCTAAAGAACTAAATATATTTACAGTAAAAATTCAACCAATGCCATGGAATCGTTGTTTAGATATGGTTAAAAAAGGGCAAGTCGATGCTGTCTTAAATATTTCATATAATCAAGAAAGAACACAATATATTCAATTTCCAGAGGACTCGGGGGAGAAAGAAAAGCAACCATGTAGTTCTAAACTAAAATTTTATTGCGGAGGATATTTAGTTATTACTTTGAAAACTTTTAGACCACAATATTCTGGAATAGTTACTGATCTTCCATATCCAATTCGAGTTGCAAGAGGTTACTCTATAAATTCAGAGCTGGAAGGAATATTGAAAGATAATTTAGAAATTGGAAAGAGTGATAACGTGAATTTAAAAAAAATGTTGCGTGATAAATCTGGTTCTGTAATTGCATATACTTCATATGCAGATAGATTTTATTCTGTTAAATTTGAAGATAATTATGATCTTTTGAAATTAATTAAAGTGCATAAAAAAAGTTATACAAAAAAATCATATTATTTAGGGTTTTCAAAATTTTCTTCTCTAGATGAAAAAATAAGAAAATCTATCTGGAAGAATTTACAAACAATTAATGATAATAAAAAAATATTAAATTCTATTTTTAAGAAGTATACAGACTTATGA
- a CDS encoding transporter substrate-binding domain-containing protein — translation MSIKNILIILKTNFISFLFCYSLFSYGKIIKICADENEQIPYIIISEGSLKGIEIEIIDEALKDPILKEKYKYEIDVMPWARCLDSAKKGIYDGTINASYTEERAEFLNYPPQSGKNEKKPCSSDYKLYCGGYLVITQRNEKYEFDGNKKNLPIPVRVSRGYSVFKELEEIYKENLDIGKSDIVNVQKMLRDKIGSVVAYIAFQNKINKIKNVKNKVKVNEVPYVMKSYFIPFSKESKIPKQDIDKIWENIKKINQNENKMKKMYEKYSKYI, via the coding sequence ATGAGTATTAAAAATATTTTAATTATACTAAAAACAAATTTTATTTCTTTTCTTTTTTGTTATTCACTTTTTTCTTATGGAAAAATTATTAAAATATGTGCGGATGAAAACGAACAAATTCCTTACATAATTATTAGCGAAGGTTCTTTAAAAGGAATAGAGATAGAAATTATCGATGAAGCATTAAAAGATCCTATTTTAAAAGAAAAATATAAATATGAGATTGATGTCATGCCATGGGCAAGATGCTTAGATTCAGCAAAAAAAGGAATTTATGATGGTACAATTAATGCCTCATATACGGAAGAACGTGCTGAATTTTTAAATTATCCTCCCCAATCAGGGAAAAATGAAAAGAAACCATGCAGTTCAGATTATAAATTATATTGCGGTGGCTATCTAGTAATTACACAAAGAAACGAGAAATATGAATTTGATGGAAACAAAAAAAATTTACCAATACCCGTAAGGGTTTCTAGAGGGTATTCCGTTTTTAAAGAGTTAGAGGAAATATATAAAGAAAATTTGGATATCGGTAAAAGCGATATCGTCAATGTTCAAAAAATGTTACGTGATAAAATAGGGTCAGTGGTCGCTTATATTGCCTTTCAAAATAAAATAAATAAAATAAAAAATGTCAAAAACAAAGTGAAAGTAAATGAAGTACCATATGTTATGAAATCTTATTTTATTCCATTTTCTAAAGAGTCTAAAATACCAAAGCAGGACATTGATAAAATATGGGAAAATATAAAAAAAATAAATCAAAACGAAAATAAAATGAAAAAAATGTATGAAAAGTATAGTAAGTATATATAA
- a CDS encoding transporter substrate-binding domain-containing protein: MHKFLKYFLFLVITNYSIALKAQSIKLCYPDNDTSPLQVGHGDLVFNPPGITVDIVNEAAKNLKINVIFVREPISRIFDSLKRGKIDGAFIFSYTKERAEVAEYPIKNSNLLEGLRLIKLSNNFYTLSDSLIEWRKNNLVNNKESIGVLRGHAVIGTLKEFKIPYEESSTLEMMIKKLINKRISAFVGQSIIVDNFLKKNNISGIKKLSIPITTKNYYLIFSKSYYANNKNLANKFWDEVSKIREKVISEKFKNYEK; this comes from the coding sequence ATGCATAAATTTTTAAAATATTTTCTTTTTCTAGTAATTACTAACTATAGTATAGCATTGAAAGCACAAAGTATTAAATTATGTTATCCTGATAATGATACTTCTCCTTTACAAGTTGGGCATGGTGATCTTGTTTTTAATCCCCCTGGTATTACTGTTGATATTGTCAATGAAGCGGCCAAAAATTTAAAAATTAATGTAATTTTTGTTAGAGAACCTATATCTAGAATATTCGATAGTTTAAAAAGAGGAAAAATCGACGGAGCATTTATCTTTTCTTATACAAAAGAAAGGGCAGAGGTTGCTGAATACCCGATAAAAAATAGTAATTTACTTGAGGGTTTAAGATTGATAAAATTATCGAATAACTTTTATACCCTAAGTGATTCTTTAATAGAATGGAGAAAAAACAATTTAGTAAATAATAAAGAAAGTATTGGTGTATTACGAGGTCATGCTGTTATAGGAACTTTAAAGGAATTTAAAATACCTTATGAAGAAAGTAGTACATTAGAAATGATGATTAAAAAACTTATAAATAAAAGAATTTCAGCATTTGTTGGACAATCTATAATAGTAGATAATTTCTTAAAAAAAAATAACATAAGTGGGATAAAAAAATTATCTATTCCAATAACTACAAAAAATTATTACTTGATATTTAGTAAAAGTTATTATGCAAATAATAAAAATTTAGCAAATAAGTTTTGGGATGAAGTTTCTAAAATAAGAGAAAAAGTAATATCTGAAAAATTTAAAAATTATGAAAAATAA
- a CDS encoding DUF4337 domain-containing protein, producing the protein MESPEDHTESVKEHIRHEAMHKSNEKRVMTYAITSAIYAIFAATASLLAGYHSNESIVEQMKSSDQWSYYQAKSIKMNVAETKLEILKTINPHYSDEKILNKIESYKNEINEISKIAKEKEVLSEMHLLKHISFSRCVTLFQVAIGMTAFAILIKRKRFWYLSIVFSLVGLGFLISGFSS; encoded by the coding sequence ATGGAATCACCAGAAGATCATACTGAAAGCGTAAAAGAACACATAAGGCATGAAGCTATGCATAAATCAAATGAAAAGAGAGTGATGACTTATGCGATAACATCGGCAATTTATGCAATATTTGCAGCAACGGCATCTTTGCTCGCTGGTTATCATTCAAATGAATCAATTGTTGAGCAAATGAAATCCTCAGATCAATGGTCTTACTATCAAGCTAAAAGCATAAAAATGAATGTTGCAGAAACAAAGTTAGAAATCTTAAAAACAATTAATCCTCACTATAGCGATGAAAAAATATTAAATAAAATTGAATCATATAAAAATGAAATTAATGAAATATCAAAAATTGCAAAAGAAAAAGAAGTATTGTCTGAAATGCATTTATTAAAGCATATTTCATTCTCAAGATGTGTTACATTGTTTCAAGTTGCTATTGGTATGACTGCATTTGCAATACTTATTAAAAGAAAAAGATTTTGGTATTTAAGTATTGTATTTAGCTTAGTTGGGCTAGGTTTTTTAATTTCTGGTTTTAGTAGTTAA
- a CDS encoding carbon-nitrogen hydrolase family protein has product MKNKIHVATAQFSPLAGNLGYNVKKICTILEESAQKNVQLVLFPELAICGYDLKLIDEGRGVFSEDGSGLNFLFNTCKNCKIAAIVGCCIQKGSKIYNSALIINEFGELIQIYDKQLLDAEEKEIFNFGEKTCVFKIHDWNFGIAISYDCYSLDITTKLKFLQIDAYLILGAFIKGGYYSFDLNHFALLAKEFECYVVVSNFIGSHGGLTFSGNSSIYAKNGDLLNNCFENFGVTYGILEKNIINSEATITLDNVINLELETIEEEKKINQ; this is encoded by the coding sequence GTGAAAAATAAAATTCATGTAGCTACGGCACAATTCTCGCCATTAGCAGGTAATTTAGGCTATAATGTAAAAAAAATTTGCACTATATTAGAGGAATCTGCGCAAAAAAATGTCCAATTGGTACTTTTTCCTGAATTAGCAATTTGTGGTTATGATTTAAAATTAATTGATGAAGGACGAGGTGTTTTTTCTGAAGATGGAAGTGGATTAAATTTTTTATTCAATACTTGTAAAAATTGTAAAATTGCAGCAATAGTTGGTTGCTGTATTCAAAAAGGTTCAAAAATTTATAATAGTGCTTTGATCATAAATGAGTTTGGTGAACTTATACAAATTTATGATAAGCAGCTTTTAGATGCTGAAGAAAAAGAAATATTTAATTTTGGCGAAAAAACTTGTGTATTTAAAATTCATGATTGGAATTTTGGTATTGCAATTAGTTATGATTGCTATTCACTAGATATAACTACAAAGTTAAAATTTTTACAAATAGATGCATATCTTATTTTAGGTGCATTTATAAAAGGAGGTTATTACAGTTTTGACTTAAATCATTTTGCTTTATTGGCAAAAGAATTTGAGTGCTATGTTGTTGTTTCTAATTTTATTGGCAGTCATGGTGGATTGACATTTTCTGGAAATAGTTCAATATATGCAAAAAATGGTGATTTATTAAATAATTGTTTTGAAAATTTTGGTGTAACTTATGGAATTTTAGAAAAAAATATTATTAATAGTGAAGCTACAATTACTTTAGATAACGTCATTAATTTGGAGCTTGAAACAATAGAAGAAGAAAAGAAAATAAATCAATAA
- a CDS encoding HAMP domain-containing sensor histidine kinase, producing MKNIIKNSKFVFFFIYCIIPIVIIKSFNQPTNIVFGIHEGITELSLLIIISTIMLKKYHKCGNKTSSIYIALVFFITSLLIADFIYMLTIVFPDKESLLTFKLSILMYDISFLAILYILVKKMYIKIKSYYIHVLTIIFAIIFGFISLHYVLIPYLNSSSADKIVQLLCTIFSLIEIVVVAVSISLSFIVKKLNQLIFLAGIVLMAFGDLVIRYEQVFNQNGPQTYYEYTWSLGVFLIAISFIKVKDLLDFRKENFSTFFSLRCLFPISGVLTALVIYTFFVLSIEFEKISIFKLSREAIIFYFILISLNIVSLKFSIYLTKTLKKVYFNVSASNPEEKINPVLQEVEEIVKEYYIANEKLKNLCQVNILQEREINKYEIEKVKYLLSSKLSHDIRGPITILRILFKETEKELEQSQAKIITNQIERISSIIDELILVNLSKSSTITKQYFCNTKKVIEEIIVEKTEKLYKDLKIKFSVQIENLSPAKMCPIELTRILSNIINNAYEASQNKNAQIFINLSKSEDNFNVIAVKDHGKGIKVEDLNKIGNFGVSIGKEHFTHAGFGLGLYYAKLTIEKWGGKLFIQSEENVGTTVFLHIPIHLTK from the coding sequence ATGAAAAATATAATTAAAAATAGCAAATTCGTTTTCTTTTTTATTTATTGTATTATACCTATTGTTATTATTAAATCTTTTAATCAACCTACAAACATTGTTTTTGGAATTCATGAGGGAATTACAGAGCTTTCTTTATTAATAATAATTTCGACAATAATGCTTAAAAAATATCACAAATGTGGGAATAAAACGTCGAGTATATATATTGCGTTAGTTTTTTTTATAACATCTTTGCTTATAGCTGACTTTATTTACATGTTAACTATAGTATTTCCTGATAAAGAGAGTTTACTAACATTTAAACTATCTATTTTAATGTATGATATCTCTTTTCTTGCTATTTTATACATTCTGGTTAAAAAAATGTATATAAAAATTAAAAGTTATTATATTCATGTTTTAACAATAATTTTTGCCATAATATTTGGATTTATTTCTTTACATTATGTTTTAATTCCCTATTTAAACTCGAGTTCTGCGGATAAAATAGTGCAGTTACTCTGCACTATTTTTTCTCTTATTGAAATTGTAGTGGTTGCTGTATCAATCTCGCTTTCATTTATCGTGAAAAAATTAAATCAATTGATTTTTTTAGCTGGTATAGTTTTGATGGCTTTTGGAGATTTAGTCATAAGATATGAACAAGTATTTAATCAAAATGGGCCTCAGACATACTATGAATATACTTGGAGTTTGGGAGTTTTTTTAATTGCAATAAGTTTTATTAAAGTGAAAGATTTACTAGATTTTAGAAAGGAAAATTTTTCAACTTTTTTTAGTTTAAGGTGTCTATTCCCAATTTCAGGAGTTTTAACGGCACTAGTTATTTATACTTTTTTTGTATTATCTATTGAATTTGAGAAAATAAGTATATTTAAACTTTCCCGTGAAGCAATCATTTTTTATTTTATATTAATTAGTTTAAATATAGTATCATTAAAATTTTCGATTTATCTTACAAAAACATTAAAAAAAGTTTATTTCAATGTTAGTGCTAGTAATCCAGAAGAAAAAATAAATCCTGTATTACAAGAAGTTGAAGAAATAGTGAAAGAATATTATATAGCAAATGAAAAATTAAAAAATCTATGTCAAGTTAATATATTGCAAGAAAGAGAAATAAATAAATACGAAATTGAGAAAGTTAAATATTTACTTTCTTCTAAATTATCCCATGATATTAGAGGTCCAATTACTATTCTTAGAATATTATTCAAAGAGACTGAAAAAGAACTAGAGCAATCACAAGCCAAAATAATTACAAACCAGATAGAAAGAATTTCAAGTATAATAGATGAACTAATTTTAGTGAATCTTAGCAAAAGCAGTACAATAACAAAACAATATTTTTGCAATACTAAAAAAGTAATTGAAGAAATTATTGTTGAAAAAACTGAAAAACTTTATAAAGATTTAAAAATAAAATTTTCAGTTCAAATTGAGAATCTTTCTCCAGCAAAAATGTGTCCGATTGAATTAACAAGAATTTTATCAAATATAATAAACAATGCTTATGAAGCTTCCCAGAATAAAAATGCCCAAATTTTTATTAATCTTTCAAAAAGTGAAGATAATTTTAATGTTATTGCAGTTAAAGACCATGGGAAAGGTATAAAAGTTGAAGATTTAAATAAAATTGGCAACTTTGGGGTTAGTATTGGAAAAGAACATTTCACCCATGCTGGTTTTGGGTTGGGTTTGTATTATGCAAAATTAACCATTGAAAAATGGGGAGGAAAATTGTTTATTCAATCAGAAGAAAATGTGGGAACAACAGTGTTTCTGCATATTCCAATTCATTTAACAAAGTAA